The following are encoded in a window of Verrucomicrobiia bacterium genomic DNA:
- a CDS encoding L-rhamnose mutarotase codes for MKRYGSVIGVRAEKLEEYKQLHAAVWPDVLRMIKQCNIRNYSIFLRRLPDGEHYLFSYFEYTGTDFAADMASMAADPATQRWWSVCIPCQKPLEDRSKDEWWAAMEEVFHLE; via the coding sequence ATGAAACGCTACGGATCAGTTATTGGCGTTCGCGCCGAGAAACTCGAGGAATATAAACAACTCCACGCAGCAGTGTGGCCGGACGTCCTGCGCATGATCAAGCAGTGCAACATCCGCAACTATTCCATCTTCCTGCGCCGGCTTCCCGACGGAGAGCACTACCTCTTCAGTTATTTCGAATACACCGGAACGGACTTCGCGGCCGACATGGCAAGCATGGCGGCCGATCCAGCAACACAGCGCTGGTGGTCGGTATGCATTCCGTGCCAGAAACCGTTGGAAGATCGCTCAAAGGACGAATGGTGGGCCGCAATGGAAGAGGTATTTCACCTCGAGTAA
- a CDS encoding S8 family serine peptidase produces the protein MAGFVVTPQTPQRTALAAVFTSVMGCLLLLGIISPARAGDVPDDPRFLDGTLWGLNNWGQNDGIPGADIKALEGWALQTSASNVIVAILDTGIRYSHEDLASNVWRSPIDGSHGINAIAESNDPFDDEGHGTLVAGIIGAVGNNGLGGVGVAWQVQLMACKCLNHLNEGSDASVVASLEFAMANGARIVNASLTSTVFSEPVSNALVRLRDAGIIVVAPAGDNASDIDATPVYPACYDLDNIVSVTSFAPDDCLGFNANYGMTNVDLAAPGDRIFSTYFAADDSYHPITYPWNAGYGTSFAAAYVSGSLALIVQRYPDETHQQIIERLQRSTDHAAELNGKCVTGGRLNLRKALSPPMHLLPIGGGESSVQLHASVGFNRAVVIEASTNLFEWSPVLTNQTTTNWSFEFVEIRNPDAEQHYFRAISAP, from the coding sequence ATGGCTGGCTTCGTTGTAACACCCCAAACCCCTCAGCGCACTGCGCTCGCCGCTGTTTTCACAAGCGTCATGGGTTGCCTGCTGCTGTTGGGCATTATCAGTCCGGCGCGAGCCGGGGATGTGCCCGATGATCCCCGGTTTCTGGACGGGACATTGTGGGGCTTGAACAACTGGGGGCAGAACGATGGAATCCCGGGAGCGGACATCAAGGCGCTCGAAGGCTGGGCCCTTCAAACATCAGCAAGCAACGTCATCGTCGCCATCCTCGACACTGGCATTCGCTATTCACACGAGGACCTCGCGAGCAACGTGTGGCGCAGTCCGATTGACGGCAGCCATGGAATCAATGCCATTGCGGAATCGAATGACCCCTTCGATGACGAAGGGCACGGAACCCTCGTCGCGGGGATAATTGGCGCGGTTGGGAATAACGGACTTGGAGGCGTTGGGGTCGCATGGCAGGTGCAGTTGATGGCGTGCAAATGCCTGAACCACCTTAACGAAGGGTCGGATGCCTCCGTTGTCGCCTCCCTGGAGTTTGCGATGGCGAACGGCGCGCGCATTGTCAACGCAAGCCTCACAAGCACGGTCTTTTCCGAACCTGTTTCGAACGCGCTGGTCCGATTGCGCGATGCAGGAATTATCGTGGTGGCGCCGGCTGGCGACAACGCATCGGATATCGACGCCACGCCCGTATATCCCGCCTGCTACGATTTGGACAACATCGTCTCGGTAACTTCGTTTGCACCCGACGATTGCCTTGGATTCAATGCGAATTACGGGATGACGAATGTGGATTTGGCGGCGCCTGGCGACCGCATATTTTCCACCTACTTTGCCGCTGACGATTCCTACCATCCGATAACGTATCCGTGGAATGCAGGCTATGGCACATCCTTCGCGGCGGCTTACGTGTCAGGCTCGCTGGCGCTGATCGTCCAGCGTTATCCTGACGAAACACATCAACAGATCATCGAGCGCCTCCAACGCAGCACCGATCATGCAGCGGAGTTGAATGGCAAATGCGTCACTGGCGGACGGCTGAATCTTCGCAAAGCGTTGAGCCCGCCCATGCACCTCCTGCCGATCGGCGGCGGCGAATCATCGGTGCAGTTGCACGCGTCCGTGGGGTTCAATCGGGCAGTCGTGATTGAAGCATCAACGAACCTGTTCGAATGGTCGCCCGTGCTGACGAACCAGACGACCACAAACTGGAGTTTTGAATTTGTCGAAATCCGAAATCCGGACGCAGAGCAGCACTATTTTCGGGCGATCAGCGCACCCTGA
- a CDS encoding prepilin-type N-terminal cleavage/methylation domain-containing protein, translated as MKRRTAGFTLIELLVVIAIIAVLASMLLPALSSAKQKAWTILCNSNLRQIGVGMTLYADDFNGLYPRSGGMIPWNTVDSSAPTNAWMQQVAAFVMNTNLYRCPSNKALPLEQQSPFNYFNGARAAYVAEGKAASLNMRRIRFPSAMVLSGDTLEFHPFDADKDDYSQNCVGGMLNGYPWIEWRAHSRGQNILFTDGHTKWYQRYHPQEMTFRYESLHGWE; from the coding sequence ATGAAACGCAGAACAGCGGGTTTTACCCTGATCGAATTGCTGGTCGTGATCGCGATCATCGCCGTTTTGGCGTCCATGCTTCTGCCTGCGCTCTCCTCCGCAAAACAGAAGGCGTGGACGATTTTGTGTAATTCCAATCTCCGCCAGATAGGGGTGGGGATGACGCTGTACGCTGATGATTTTAACGGTCTGTATCCGCGGTCGGGAGGAATGATTCCCTGGAACACCGTGGATAGCAGCGCGCCGACGAATGCGTGGATGCAGCAAGTCGCGGCGTTTGTAATGAACACCAATCTTTATCGGTGCCCGTCAAACAAAGCACTGCCCCTCGAACAACAATCGCCGTTCAACTATTTCAATGGCGCTCGCGCTGCGTATGTGGCCGAAGGGAAGGCCGCATCGCTCAACATGCGGCGCATCCGGTTTCCATCGGCAATGGTGCTTTCCGGCGACACACTGGAGTTTCATCCCTTTGATGCCGACAAGGACGATTACAGCCAGAACTGTGTGGGTGGAATGCTGAATGGGTATCCATGGATCGAATGGCGTGCGCATTCCAGGGGGCAGAACATCCTGTTCACGGACGGCCATACGAAGTGGTATCAGCGATATCATCCGCAGGAGATGACATTTCGTTACGAGTCGCTTCACGGCTGGGAGTAG
- a CDS encoding L-rhamnose/proton symporter RhaT → MNTVASNPLLGIAMHAIGALFAATCYTPQKRVRRWSWQTYWLTQAAFCWFLLPILGAMATIPHLWDVLQAAPRDAMVRSFLLGAAYGIGGTAFGVAIRHIGFSLTYAIAVGLSAVLGTLIPPMVHGTLGGTLSKPGAQWVIVGILVGIVGIAMTGFAGRLKETDLTRQKNKGDFSLGKGLALSLLAGVLSAVYGFALDAGKPIAQVAADHGAGVWQGNVVYIFSNTGAFITTAIYCLYLHRKHKTLGELVELPAGTEKASLPVNFVMAAITGLFWYGQFFFYNLGHVRMGNYEFTSWALHMIMLVLFSNLVGVVLREWKQCRRLTHATILAALLVLTASVLLLTYGNHIGDKAAKAGGDQAAAKLFIATERDRQVRNDFL, encoded by the coding sequence GTGAATACTGTCGCCTCCAATCCGCTCCTGGGCATTGCGATGCATGCAATTGGCGCATTGTTTGCCGCAACGTGTTACACGCCGCAAAAACGCGTGCGCCGCTGGTCGTGGCAGACATACTGGCTGACGCAGGCGGCGTTCTGCTGGTTTCTGCTGCCGATCCTCGGAGCGATGGCAACGATCCCGCATCTGTGGGATGTCCTGCAGGCAGCACCTCGCGATGCGATGGTGCGATCGTTCTTGCTCGGGGCGGCTTACGGGATAGGCGGCACTGCGTTTGGCGTGGCGATTCGGCACATTGGATTTTCCCTCACGTATGCCATCGCGGTCGGGTTGTCGGCGGTCCTCGGCACGCTGATTCCCCCGATGGTTCACGGCACCCTGGGCGGAACACTTAGCAAACCGGGCGCACAGTGGGTGATTGTCGGAATCCTCGTTGGAATTGTGGGAATCGCGATGACAGGGTTCGCAGGACGGCTGAAGGAAACCGATCTGACGCGACAGAAGAACAAAGGCGACTTCTCACTCGGAAAGGGGCTGGCGCTCTCGTTGCTGGCTGGCGTTTTGTCGGCGGTTTATGGGTTTGCTCTCGACGCAGGCAAACCGATCGCGCAAGTAGCGGCGGATCACGGCGCGGGTGTCTGGCAAGGGAACGTCGTTTATATTTTTTCGAATACCGGCGCCTTCATCACGACTGCGATTTATTGCCTCTATTTGCATCGCAAGCATAAGACCCTTGGCGAATTGGTTGAGCTGCCTGCGGGAACTGAAAAGGCGTCGTTGCCCGTCAACTTCGTGATGGCCGCAATCACTGGCCTGTTCTGGTATGGCCAATTTTTCTTCTACAACCTGGGTCACGTGCGGATGGGCAACTATGAATTCACGAGCTGGGCGCTGCACATGATCATGCTTGTGCTGTTCAGCAATCTTGTGGGGGTGGTTCTGCGCGAATGGAAGCAATGCCGGCGCCTGACGCACGCGACGATTTTAGCAGCACTGCTGGTCTTGACCGCGTCGGTGTTGCTTCTCACATACGGCAACCACATCGGCGACAAGGCTGCGAAAGCGGGCGGGGATCAGGCAGCAGCAAAATTATTCATCGCAACCGAACGCGATCGGCAGGTGCGGAACGACTTTTTATGA
- a CDS encoding fumarylacetoacetate hydrolase family protein — MRIIRYQDRDGNIGHAAQQPDGSALKLEGDLFGSLKTTSTKADVSKLLAPLVPTSILCIGLNYRHHANETGAKIPQFPVLFMKSPGALQNPGDPIRLPRHLRSNEVDYECELAVVIGKPGRNISRARALEHVLGYTCANDVSARDWQKQFGGGQWCRGKTFDTFCPLGPSLVTADEIPIPNSLQLRTVVNGETLQDWNTNDMIFDVPTLIEFLSGSTTLLAGTVILTGTPHGVGMARNPQRWLQPGDQVSVEVEAIGTLTNPVVEES; from the coding sequence ATGAGAATTATTCGATACCAGGATCGTGACGGAAACATCGGTCATGCCGCTCAACAACCGGACGGTTCCGCGCTGAAACTCGAGGGCGACCTGTTTGGCAGCCTTAAGACAACGTCAACAAAAGCCGACGTCTCGAAACTCCTCGCCCCTTTGGTTCCGACATCGATCCTGTGCATCGGATTGAACTATCGCCACCACGCGAATGAAACGGGCGCAAAGATCCCGCAGTTCCCCGTGTTGTTCATGAAGTCGCCGGGCGCGCTGCAGAATCCGGGCGACCCGATTCGGCTTCCGCGGCATCTGCGCAGCAACGAAGTGGATTACGAATGTGAGCTCGCGGTGGTCATCGGAAAACCCGGCAGAAATATTTCACGCGCACGCGCCCTGGAACACGTCCTGGGTTACACCTGTGCAAACGACGTGAGCGCGCGCGACTGGCAGAAGCAATTCGGCGGCGGCCAATGGTGTCGTGGAAAAACATTCGACACCTTCTGCCCTCTCGGTCCGTCCCTTGTTACCGCGGACGAAATTCCGATTCCCAACAGCCTGCAGCTGCGGACCGTTGTAAACGGTGAAACGCTGCAGGATTGGAACACGAACGACATGATCTTTGACGTTCCGACGCTGATCGAGTTCCTCAGTGGAAGCACGACGCTGCTCGCAGGAACCGTGATTTTGACAGGAACGCCTCACGGCGTCGGCATGGCCCGCAACCCGCAGCGCTGGCTCCAGCCAGGAGACCAGGTCAGTGTTGAGGTGGAAGCCATCGGCACCCTGACCAACCCCGTCGTTGAAGAATCGTGA
- a CDS encoding Gfo/Idh/MocA family oxidoreductase yields MTPLAPHDLQQAWPAPARLRPIVLIGAGGIVRDAHLPAYRKAGFPVAGIYDVNAAAARERAQESGVRVFDSFKEATNIPDAVFDLATPPGAHESALSELPDESVVVIQKPMGRNLAEAQRIVDLCQRKRLKAAVNFQLRFAPYMLAMRDLVQRQELGELVDVEVHLNLETPWDLFPFLAKESRVEILVHTVHHLDLIRLFLGDPGRVFARTVKHPRFPNLASVRSSIILDYGEWKRCCLSVNHCHRFGLQHMAASIRVEGTEGCAIATLGLLLDYPRGVADRLEVIGRSFPQWTGIPLEGRWFPDAFIGVMSNVQRFAAGEDAALVSPVSDALETMRLVEACYESNQHGGIELKKVNPK; encoded by the coding sequence ATGACACCATTGGCTCCGCACGATCTGCAGCAGGCATGGCCGGCGCCGGCTCGCCTGCGGCCGATTGTGCTGATCGGGGCTGGCGGAATTGTGCGCGACGCGCATCTGCCTGCGTATCGCAAAGCCGGTTTTCCTGTGGCGGGAATTTATGATGTGAATGCCGCGGCGGCACGGGAACGCGCGCAGGAGTCTGGGGTGCGGGTATTCGATTCCTTCAAGGAAGCGACGAATATTCCGGACGCAGTTTTCGATTTGGCAACCCCTCCCGGCGCGCATGAATCCGCGCTCAGCGAACTTCCCGACGAATCCGTGGTTGTCATTCAAAAGCCGATGGGCCGAAACCTTGCCGAAGCGCAGCGTATCGTGGATCTCTGCCAGCGGAAGCGGCTGAAGGCGGCCGTGAACTTTCAACTTCGATTCGCGCCGTACATGCTCGCAATGCGAGACCTGGTTCAACGCCAGGAACTTGGAGAACTGGTCGACGTGGAAGTTCACTTGAACCTGGAAACCCCTTGGGACCTGTTCCCGTTTCTTGCGAAGGAATCGCGGGTTGAGATTCTTGTGCATACCGTGCATCACCTGGATTTGATCCGCCTGTTCCTCGGTGATCCCGGGCGGGTGTTTGCCCGGACTGTGAAGCATCCGCGCTTTCCAAACCTGGCCAGCGTCCGCTCCAGCATCATCCTGGATTACGGCGAATGGAAACGCTGCTGCCTTTCGGTGAACCATTGTCATCGATTCGGTTTGCAGCACATGGCCGCGAGCATACGCGTGGAAGGCACGGAAGGCTGTGCCATTGCAACGCTCGGGCTGCTGCTCGATTACCCGCGCGGCGTGGCGGATCGGCTCGAAGTGATCGGACGCTCGTTCCCGCAATGGACTGGCATCCCGCTCGAAGGGCGCTGGTTTCCTGACGCGTTCATCGGCGTAATGTCGAACGTGCAGCGGTTCGCGGCTGGCGAAGATGCCGCGCTGGTTTCGCCCGTGAGCGACGCACTGGAAACCATGCGGCTTGTAGAAGCGTGTTACGAATCAAATCAACACGGCGGAATTGAATTGAAGAAGGTGAATCCCAAATGA
- the mpl gene encoding UDP-N-acetylmuramate:L-alanyl-gamma-D-glutamyl-meso-diaminopimelate ligase: MLLSVRSVHFVGICGTAMASAAVAMKEKGFEVTGSDQSVYPPMSTFLAERQIPVMNGYAERNLAHQPDLIVIGNAISRGNPEAEFALDHKLRYCSLPELLKEYFIRGKRSIVVAGTHGKTTTTSLLTWVFEHNGLNPSYLIGGIPNNLSQGARFTDSSWFIIEGDEYDTAFFDKRSKFVHYLPEVVVANNLEFDHADIFENLAAIQKSFSHLFRLIPRNGLLLGNGDDHHLAPLLNVTHCPVKRFGLGGDYAVNAFNIRYGPTATEFEIPSFKFHLNLVGELNVRNALAVIGCAKHCGLSNKQIQGAFDTFKGIKRRMEIKGIAGGVTIIDDFGHHPTAIRETLRALRIRYPQQKLWAVFEPRSNTTRRNVFQAELADAFADADAVVVSEVARLEQLPPGERLNPAQLMQDIQALGKDATYLVDADAIVAHVARHAQGGEIVCVFSNGGFGGIHAKLIERLGRR; the protein is encoded by the coding sequence ATGTTGCTTTCGGTTCGGTCAGTTCACTTTGTGGGGATCTGCGGCACAGCCATGGCATCCGCCGCGGTCGCGATGAAGGAGAAGGGCTTCGAAGTCACGGGTTCGGATCAGAGTGTTTACCCGCCGATGTCAACCTTTCTCGCCGAACGCCAGATTCCCGTCATGAACGGCTATGCGGAGCGGAATCTCGCACATCAGCCCGACCTGATTGTCATTGGCAACGCCATTTCCCGCGGCAATCCGGAAGCCGAGTTTGCCCTCGATCACAAGCTCCGCTATTGCTCTCTGCCCGAGTTGCTCAAGGAATATTTCATCCGTGGCAAACGCTCGATCGTTGTCGCGGGGACACACGGCAAAACCACCACCACGTCGCTGCTCACGTGGGTGTTCGAGCATAACGGGCTGAATCCGAGTTATCTTATTGGGGGAATTCCGAACAACCTTTCACAGGGCGCCCGATTCACGGACAGCTCGTGGTTCATCATTGAGGGCGATGAATACGACACCGCATTTTTCGACAAGCGGAGCAAGTTCGTGCACTACCTGCCTGAGGTGGTTGTTGCCAACAACCTTGAGTTCGACCATGCAGACATCTTCGAGAATCTCGCGGCCATTCAGAAATCGTTCTCACATCTCTTTCGGCTGATTCCGCGCAATGGCCTGCTGCTGGGAAACGGCGACGATCACCATCTCGCGCCCTTGTTGAACGTGACCCATTGCCCGGTGAAGCGGTTTGGGCTCGGCGGCGATTACGCCGTGAACGCGTTTAACATCCGCTACGGACCGACGGCCACCGAGTTTGAAATTCCGAGTTTTAAGTTTCACCTGAATCTGGTCGGGGAACTGAACGTGCGAAACGCCCTCGCGGTCATTGGCTGCGCCAAACATTGCGGCCTCTCGAACAAGCAAATCCAGGGCGCCTTCGACACGTTCAAGGGAATCAAGCGGCGCATGGAGATCAAGGGAATCGCTGGCGGCGTCACAATCATCGACGACTTCGGGCATCACCCGACCGCCATTCGCGAAACCCTGCGCGCGCTGCGAATCCGGTATCCGCAACAGAAGCTTTGGGCGGTATTCGAACCGCGCAGCAACACCACGCGCCGCAATGTTTTCCAGGCGGAATTGGCGGATGCGTTCGCCGATGCCGATGCCGTCGTGGTTTCGGAAGTGGCGCGGCTCGAACAATTGCCACCCGGCGAACGTCTGAACCCCGCGCAGTTGATGCAGGATATTCAGGCGCTCGGAAAAGACGCAACGTACCTCGTTGACGCCGACGCGATTGTCGCTCACGTCGCAAGGCATGCCCAGGGCGGAGAGATCGTGTGTGTGTTCAGCAATGGCGGGTTCGGGGGCATCCATGCAAAACTGATCGAGCGGCTGGGACGGCGGTAA